One genomic region from Natrinema caseinilyticum encodes:
- a CDS encoding FxsA family protein, translated as MLWWIFALLLIPFLDAVLLAVIVTQFDFIGWIGMVLLVVLTGLVGMLLVRAEGRRTIRKMQRSMAQGTPPTNELLDGGLLIAAGAFLLTPGLVTDVIGFLLAVPLTRIPIRAALKRFVIVPYADKKTGGLASGAVWTVGFPEGGAEGGATESTDGGTYDLGADDYSVRDGDAEESYTIDFGDERTDDADDERDDDPLAR; from the coding sequence ATGCTCTGGTGGATCTTCGCGCTGTTGCTCATTCCGTTTCTCGATGCCGTCTTGCTGGCGGTCATCGTCACCCAGTTCGATTTCATCGGCTGGATCGGGATGGTGCTGCTCGTCGTCCTGACGGGACTGGTCGGAATGCTGTTGGTCCGAGCGGAGGGACGGCGGACGATCAGAAAGATGCAGCGGTCGATGGCCCAGGGCACGCCGCCGACCAACGAACTGCTCGACGGCGGGCTGTTGATCGCCGCCGGAGCCTTCCTGCTCACCCCCGGTCTGGTGACCGACGTCATCGGGTTTCTGCTCGCCGTTCCGCTGACGCGAATTCCGATCCGAGCCGCGCTCAAGCGGTTCGTGATCGTTCCGTACGCCGACAAGAAGACCGGCGGACTCGCGAGCGGGGCCGTCTGGACGGTCGGCTTTCCCGAGGGAGGAGCGGAGGGCGGCGCCACCGAATCGACCGACGGCGGCACGTACGATCTCGGTGCCGACGACTACAGCGTCCGCGACGGGGACGCCGAAGAGTCGTACACGATCGACTTCGGGGACGAGCGCACGGACGACGCCGACGACGAGCGAGACGACGATCCCCTCGCCCGATAG